In Methylotenera sp. L2L1, the following proteins share a genomic window:
- a CDS encoding histone deacetylase family protein has product MTTAFITHPDTLLHMMDGNHPESPARITAIKNALIKQGIYSQLSIYESPVATDTQLTKVHRADYIARIRALSPKAGLVRLDPDTAMGPMSLSATLHASGAAILATDLVMQGKVDNAFCCTRPPGHHAGLANSAGFCIFNHIAVGVAHALTQYKVKRVAIIDFDVHHGDGTEEIFKHNPQVMLCSTFQHPFYPHRGFDTRTKTMINVPLAANADGKAYQQAFNNEFLPALNQFKPEIIYVSAGFDAHIDDPLAGMSLVNQDYTWMTAFIKQVAKQHAQARVVSLLEGGYHLPALGQAACAHITALMQT; this is encoded by the coding sequence ATGACTACGGCTTTCATTACTCACCCTGACACCTTATTGCACATGATGGATGGCAATCATCCTGAGTCGCCAGCGCGTATCACAGCGATTAAAAATGCATTAATTAAGCAAGGTATTTACAGTCAGCTATCCATCTATGAATCGCCTGTCGCCACAGATACTCAGTTGACGAAGGTTCACCGCGCTGATTATATAGCGCGTATTCGTGCGCTATCGCCAAAGGCAGGATTGGTTAGGCTAGATCCAGACACCGCAATGGGCCCGATGAGTTTATCTGCAACACTCCATGCAAGCGGTGCTGCAATATTAGCGACAGACTTGGTGATGCAAGGAAAGGTTGATAATGCTTTTTGTTGCACCAGGCCACCCGGGCACCATGCTGGACTAGCTAATAGCGCAGGCTTTTGCATCTTCAATCATATTGCTGTTGGTGTTGCCCATGCTTTAACGCAATACAAAGTTAAGCGTGTTGCGATCATTGATTTTGATGTGCATCATGGAGATGGCACAGAAGAAATATTTAAGCACAATCCACAAGTGATGCTCTGCTCGACTTTTCAGCACCCTTTCTACCCACATCGCGGATTTGACACACGAACCAAGACCATGATTAACGTGCCGTTAGCCGCTAATGCCGATGGAAAAGCGTATCAGCAAGCATTTAACAACGAGTTCTTACCCGCCCTTAACCAATTTAAACCTGAAATCATTTATGTGTCGGCAGGTTTTGATGCACATATTGATGACCCGCTTGCTGGAATGAGCTTAGTGAATCAGGATTACACATGGATGACAGCGTTTATTAAGCAAGTAGCCAAGCAACATGCGCAAGCAAGAGTCGTGTCTTTATTGGAGGGTGGTTATCACCTGCCAGCACTAGGCCAAGCTGCCTGTGCACATATCACTGCACTGATGCAGACATAA
- a CDS encoding glutathione peroxidase, with protein MADAACSGIYNHQFSTLQGEKINLCDYQTKPILVVNTASKCGFTPQFEALEGLYSQYKDHGLLVIGFPSNDFKQELSDDKQIGDFCKLTYSVKFPMITKSSVSGKTANPFYKQLIAKTGQSPSWNFFKYVILPGGNDVYAFSSDVKPNAAEIVSKIKSGLK; from the coding sequence ATGGCAGATGCTGCTTGCTCTGGAATATACAATCATCAATTTTCAACCTTACAAGGTGAGAAGATTAATTTATGTGATTATCAAACCAAACCAATTTTGGTGGTCAATACAGCAAGTAAGTGTGGATTTACACCGCAATTTGAAGCGCTAGAAGGCTTATATAGCCAATACAAAGATCATGGTTTGCTGGTGATTGGCTTCCCATCAAATGATTTCAAACAAGAGTTAAGCGATGATAAGCAGATTGGTGATTTTTGTAAGTTAACGTACTCAGTTAAATTCCCCATGATCACTAAATCTTCTGTGAGTGGTAAAACCGCTAACCCATTTTATAAGCAGTTAATCGCAAAAACAGGGCAGTCACCAAGTTGGAATTTCTTTAAATATGTCATTTTGCCAGGTGGTAATGATGTTTATGCGTTTAGTAGTGACGTAAAACCTAACGCAGCAGAAATTGTGAGTAAAATCAAATCAGGTTTGAAATAG
- the glgA gene encoding glycogen synthase GlgA: protein MAMKVLFVSSEVFPLIKTGGLADVSGSLPNALQGLGVDIRILIPGYPAVLKSLQNLKTVAVIDQLPHIGDAELQLGTIADTQVTVLVIKAPDIYERDGGPYSDTQGQEWQDNPIRFGVLSKVAAILASDHSPISDWHPDIVHCNDWQTGLTPAYMKLTEHAHAKSVISLHNMAFQGCYPPHWVTSLGLPSAGFSIEGFEYHNQLSFLKAGIFYADGISTVSPRYAQEIQTVAFGFGLEGLLSKRGDEIKGILNGIETDEWNPETDQHLIKNYSATKLAGKKQVKKALQQKLGLDIDANAPLLGVVSRLTHQKGLDMLLPHLQKLINQGCQFALLGGGETDLESAFLEIAAKNPHRVSATIGYNEPLSHQIMAGSDMFIMPSRFEPCGLNQLYGLAYGTPPIVNATGGLADSIIDANAAHLENNTANGFVMVEASTDGLIASIHRALDMFINSPKVWKQLQKNGMSQNLSWDKSAQEYLALYQSLI from the coding sequence ATGGCAATGAAAGTGTTATTTGTGAGCTCCGAAGTTTTTCCACTGATTAAAACAGGTGGATTAGCTGATGTTAGCGGCTCTCTGCCCAATGCGTTGCAAGGGCTAGGCGTAGATATTCGTATACTGATCCCAGGCTACCCTGCAGTATTGAAATCATTACAAAACCTAAAAACAGTGGCAGTCATCGACCAACTACCACACATTGGCGATGCAGAGCTACAGCTTGGCACGATAGCGGATACACAAGTCACTGTGTTGGTGATTAAAGCACCTGATATCTATGAACGAGATGGCGGCCCTTACTCAGACACACAGGGACAGGAATGGCAGGACAACCCCATCCGCTTTGGCGTGCTGTCAAAGGTTGCAGCAATTTTAGCAAGCGATCATTCCCCGATTAGCGACTGGCATCCGGATATTGTGCATTGCAATGATTGGCAAACTGGGCTGACCCCTGCCTATATGAAGCTGACTGAACACGCCCACGCTAAATCAGTCATCAGTTTGCATAATATGGCATTTCAAGGCTGCTACCCACCACATTGGGTAACAAGTTTAGGCTTACCTAGCGCTGGGTTCAGTATCGAGGGCTTTGAATATCACAACCAATTATCATTCTTGAAAGCTGGGATATTCTATGCGGATGGAATATCAACCGTTAGCCCACGTTATGCTCAAGAAATACAAACCGTCGCTTTTGGTTTTGGCTTAGAAGGTCTACTCAGTAAACGGGGCGATGAAATTAAAGGCATTTTGAATGGGATTGAAACAGACGAGTGGAATCCGGAAACAGATCAGCATTTAATCAAAAACTACAGTGCAACCAAGCTAGCTGGCAAGAAGCAGGTTAAAAAGGCCCTGCAGCAAAAACTTGGACTCGACATCGATGCTAACGCACCATTATTGGGCGTAGTAAGCCGTCTGACGCATCAAAAAGGTCTAGATATGCTATTGCCCCATCTGCAAAAGCTGATTAACCAAGGCTGCCAATTTGCATTACTGGGTGGTGGTGAAACCGACTTGGAATCAGCTTTTCTAGAGATTGCAGCTAAAAACCCACATCGCGTCAGCGCTACGATTGGCTACAACGAGCCTTTATCTCACCAGATTATGGCTGGCAGTGATATGTTTATTATGCCGTCACGTTTTGAGCCTTGTGGCTTGAATCAGCTGTATGGGCTAGCTTACGGCACACCGCCTATCGTTAATGCGACTGGAGGCCTTGCAGACTCGATTATCGATGCTAATGCAGCCCATTTAGAAAACAATACTGCCAATGGTTTTGTGATGGTGGAAGCAAGTACGGATGGTTTAATTGCAAGCATCCATCGAGCCTTGGATATGTTCATCAACAGCCCCAAAGTTTGGAAGCAATTACAAAAGAACGGAATGTCTCAGAATTTGAGTTGGGATAAAAGCGCACAAGAATACTTAGCTTTATATCAATCACTCATTTAA
- a CDS encoding pyruvate, water dikinase regulatory protein: protein MINRTAFFISDGTGITAGALGKLLEHFPSTHFKQVRLPFTNTLEKIKLAQEAIAQATEEDGGRPVVIMTLGDIALRNTLKQCNAYFIDLFNTFIDPLGLELDQKPLTGAGIAHSVMGSSYNERMEAINFTLNHDDGMTNNGLEEAEVILVGVSRCGKTPTSVYLAMQFGVKAANYPLIPEDFERGTLPAVLHKHLGKIFGLTIKAERLHAVRNERRAGSFYASLDNCRQEIATAENLMRTAGITWADSTSRSVEELSAIILEKMRHPAISK, encoded by the coding sequence ATGATCAATCGTACCGCATTCTTCATTTCGGACGGCACTGGTATTACGGCAGGCGCTTTAGGTAAGTTGCTAGAGCACTTTCCTAGCACTCACTTTAAGCAAGTGCGCCTCCCATTTACCAATACGCTAGAGAAGATAAAACTAGCGCAAGAGGCAATTGCGCAAGCAACCGAAGAAGATGGCGGTCGACCAGTAGTGATTATGACATTAGGCGACATTGCTTTGCGTAATACGTTAAAGCAATGTAACGCTTACTTTATCGACCTGTTCAATACGTTTATTGACCCGCTAGGCTTAGAGTTGGATCAAAAACCGCTTACCGGCGCCGGTATTGCCCATAGTGTCATGGGCAGTAGCTACAATGAGCGCATGGAGGCGATTAACTTTACGCTTAACCATGATGACGGCATGACCAACAATGGTTTGGAAGAAGCCGAAGTGATACTAGTAGGTGTATCACGCTGCGGAAAAACGCCAACCAGCGTTTATCTTGCCATGCAGTTTGGGGTTAAGGCAGCAAACTACCCGCTCATCCCTGAAGACTTTGAGCGTGGCACATTGCCTGCAGTACTACATAAACACTTAGGTAAGATTTTTGGGTTAACCATCAAGGCCGAACGGCTTCATGCTGTGCGTAATGAACGTAGAGCTGGAAGCTTTTATGCCTCATTGGATAATTGTCGCCAAGAGATTGCAACCGCTGAAAATTTGATGCGCACAGCAGGAATCACCTGGGCAGACTCTACTAGTCGCTCTGTCGAAGAGCTCTCAGCGATTATTCTGGAAAAAATGAGACATCCAGCAATTAGCAAGTAA
- a CDS encoding M48 family metallopeptidase: MAHTLTITFITLLIATTFVRIWLGRRHIAHVQSHRNQVPHAFSENIALEAHQKAADYTTDKTKLALLEASVQAILLAALTIGGGLQWIDDVWRNLIVNHEIARGALVIVSAMLVSSLIDLPFEYYKTFVVDEKFGFNKMTPAMFFSDLIKQSVVGIILGAPILFAALWLMQGAGAYWWLYLWIIWSVFNLLMLAVYPTFIAPFFNKFTPLEDQSLKQRIETLLTKCGFKSQGLFVMDGSARSSHGNAYFTGFGASKRVVFFDTLLDRLNPDEIEAVLAHELGHFKHHHVIKRIAMMFFISFVGLALLGWLMNQPWFYTGLGVSEMSNYMALVLFLLVSPVFLFVLRPIMASYSRKNEFEADSYAAEHADAKYLIEALVKLYRDNASTLTPDPLHSAFYDSHPPASIRISKLAAYTS, from the coding sequence ATGGCTCACACACTTACGATCACTTTCATTACATTGCTGATTGCAACCACATTTGTACGCATATGGCTTGGAAGACGACATATTGCACATGTACAGTCGCATCGCAATCAGGTGCCTCATGCATTTAGCGAAAACATCGCGCTAGAAGCACATCAAAAAGCTGCTGATTACACTACGGATAAAACAAAATTAGCGCTACTAGAAGCTTCCGTACAAGCTATATTATTAGCAGCGTTAACCATCGGTGGTGGTTTACAGTGGATTGATGATGTATGGCGTAACCTGATCGTTAACCATGAAATTGCACGTGGCGCACTCGTCATTGTCAGTGCAATGCTTGTGAGTAGTTTGATTGACTTACCCTTTGAATACTATAAAACGTTTGTTGTGGATGAGAAATTTGGTTTTAATAAAATGACACCTGCGATGTTTTTCAGTGACCTGATTAAGCAAAGTGTAGTTGGCATTATTTTAGGGGCTCCTATTCTTTTTGCAGCATTGTGGTTAATGCAAGGTGCTGGCGCATATTGGTGGTTATATCTTTGGATAATTTGGAGCGTATTTAATCTCCTGATGCTTGCGGTTTATCCTACATTTATCGCACCATTCTTCAATAAATTCACGCCGCTTGAAGATCAAAGCTTAAAACAAAGAATTGAAACCTTATTAACTAAATGCGGTTTTAAATCACAAGGCTTATTTGTGATGGATGGCTCAGCACGTAGTAGCCACGGTAACGCTTACTTTACTGGTTTTGGTGCATCAAAACGTGTCGTGTTCTTTGATACCTTACTTGATAGACTTAACCCAGATGAAATTGAGGCAGTATTAGCCCACGAGCTTGGGCACTTTAAGCATCATCATGTGATTAAACGTATCGCGATGATGTTCTTTATTAGCTTTGTAGGTTTAGCCTTGCTAGGCTGGCTCATGAATCAGCCTTGGTTTTATACAGGCCTTGGTGTTAGTGAAATGAGTAACTACATGGCACTGGTTTTATTTTTACTCGTTTCACCAGTATTTCTGTTCGTATTAAGGCCAATCATGGCAAGTTACTCACGTAAGAATGAATTTGAAGCCGACAGTTATGCTGCTGAGCATGCTGATGCTAAATATTTAATCGAAGCTTTAGTGAAGTTATATCGTGACAATGCATCTACGTTAACGCCAGATCCGTTGCATTCTGCATTTTATGACTCACACCCACCAGCAAGTATTAGAATTTCAAAATTAGCGGCGTATACTAGTTAG
- a CDS encoding GGDEF domain-containing phosphodiesterase produces MKIQEEIYSLIDQEFTLNLSPNHLLNIIKGYQLNPNDLSGPYYYDPKIFEQVATSNPSANPTPDKLLNVLQHWPQQLNWSQLNQYIDEFLYSWLQDYKTGAQLGDALILSQSIQLQPEININAITSLHDDKFHLVLTHLLAISTNQFDQYQRDYSKSFDLTTGLPNHKLMAKLIKKAEAEHTNLGLLLLNLNINSDKERKINADQSKLSLAAVDLIQQHLSKDTRLFYIGPNEFAIVIEDLHFPAQLNLIASELIHAFESSLPLVNNSLIVKPYFGGVTTFKNTSKKHSLYECAKLALHHAMINHYQIEMYDQHITSVFSSTHSLEEAIIEALQNNELEVYLQPIVSLPNHDLKFATCTSAEILLRWHHPEWVGISPMRLIDTIYKKGFGKIFIRWLINTACQRIAEIITTHQKSFSLTVNLSSPDLLDADLPELIAQSIALWDIPAKALVIEITESDLLLDEKKAMSVISRISQLGCSFALDDFGTGYSSMTRLRNMPISLVKIDQSFVKQIEQSNQDREIVLSIIQLAHSLGKTVVAEGVENLNCLNILVEMQCDKIQGYYYSKSMSLDDFNVWLPNFKGQQTLLN; encoded by the coding sequence ATGAAAATCCAAGAAGAAATCTACAGCTTAATAGATCAAGAATTTACACTGAATTTATCACCTAACCATTTGCTGAACATCATCAAGGGATATCAATTAAATCCGAACGATCTTTCGGGTCCCTATTATTACGACCCCAAAATATTTGAACAGGTTGCTACAAGCAACCCTAGCGCCAACCCTACACCAGACAAGTTGCTAAATGTTTTGCAACATTGGCCTCAGCAGTTAAATTGGTCACAACTCAATCAATATATTGATGAATTTCTCTATAGCTGGCTACAGGACTACAAAACTGGCGCTCAACTAGGAGATGCGCTGATACTCAGCCAATCTATTCAGTTACAACCTGAAATCAACATAAACGCAATTACTTCACTACATGACGACAAGTTTCATCTTGTCCTGACGCATTTATTAGCCATATCGACCAACCAGTTTGATCAATATCAGCGTGATTACTCAAAAAGTTTTGATTTAACAACCGGCTTACCAAATCATAAATTGATGGCTAAGTTGATTAAAAAGGCAGAAGCTGAGCATACAAATCTAGGCTTACTTTTACTTAACCTGAACATCAACTCAGATAAAGAGAGAAAAATAAATGCCGATCAATCTAAACTATCATTGGCCGCAGTTGACTTAATCCAGCAACACTTAAGCAAAGATACTAGGCTGTTCTATATCGGACCCAATGAGTTTGCAATTGTGATTGAAGACTTGCATTTCCCTGCACAGCTGAATCTGATTGCATCAGAGCTTATTCACGCCTTTGAGTCATCACTGCCTTTGGTGAATAATAGCTTAATTGTAAAGCCCTACTTTGGTGGTGTGACCACCTTCAAAAACACCTCAAAAAAACACTCGTTGTACGAATGCGCTAAATTGGCATTACATCATGCCATGATTAATCATTATCAAATTGAAATGTATGATCAGCACATTACCAGCGTATTTTCCAGCACCCATTCACTAGAAGAAGCGATTATTGAGGCTTTACAGAATAATGAGCTAGAGGTCTACTTACAGCCAATTGTCAGTTTACCCAATCATGATTTAAAGTTTGCAACTTGTACCAGTGCTGAAATTCTATTACGTTGGCATCACCCAGAATGGGTTGGCATTTCCCCAATGCGCCTCATCGACACTATCTACAAAAAGGGGTTTGGCAAAATATTCATCCGCTGGCTAATCAATACCGCATGCCAGCGCATTGCCGAAATCATCACGACGCATCAAAAAAGCTTCTCATTGACCGTCAATTTGTCATCTCCAGATTTACTAGATGCAGACCTACCAGAGTTAATTGCTCAGTCCATTGCATTGTGGGACATTCCGGCAAAAGCACTTGTGATTGAAATCACCGAGAGTGATTTGCTACTAGACGAGAAAAAAGCAATGTCTGTCATTAGTAGAATTTCACAACTGGGCTGCTCATTTGCGCTAGATGACTTTGGTACAGGCTATTCATCCATGACAAGGTTGCGCAACATGCCGATTAGCTTGGTTAAAATTGACCAATCTTTTGTAAAGCAAATTGAACAGTCCAATCAAGATAGGGAAATTGTGCTATCAATCATCCAATTAGCGCATAGCTTAGGAAAAACAGTTGTGGCAGAAGGTGTTGAGAATCTAAATTGCCTCAACATACTAGTTGAAATGCAATGTGACAAAATTCAGGGTTATTACTATTCAAAATCGATGTCACTGGATGACTTTAACGTGTGGCTTCCTAATTTTAAGGGCCAACAAACGCTTCTTAATTAG
- a CDS encoding fluoride efflux transporter CrcB, whose translation MNSAINFTNTLAVGLGAALGAWSRWGLGIAFNAILPNLPLGTLIANLSGGLFMGVVMGLIGLGGLDTPSLRLFITTGFLGGLTTFSAFTGESLSLLHRHEYHLAALHTFTHMFGALLMAALGVAVVQYLKH comes from the coding sequence ATGAATTCCGCGATAAATTTTACAAATACACTGGCAGTTGGCTTAGGTGCCGCATTAGGCGCTTGGAGTCGATGGGGTTTAGGGATTGCATTTAATGCAATTTTGCCGAATCTGCCGCTTGGCACTTTAATTGCCAACCTAAGTGGCGGACTGTTTATGGGGGTTGTTATGGGTTTGATTGGTCTTGGTGGGTTGGATACGCCAAGTTTACGATTATTTATCACCACTGGTTTTTTAGGCGGGCTCACTACATTTTCTGCGTTTACCGGAGAAAGTTTATCTTTATTACATCGGCATGAGTACCATTTGGCGGCTTTGCATACGTTTACTCACATGTTCGGGGCGCTATTGATGGCGGCGCTAGGTGTGGCTGTGGTGCAATATCTTAAACATTAA
- a CDS encoding HD-GYP domain-containing protein: protein MRKEQIPVSSLEIGMFVCELDRPWLGTPFLLEGVLIEDETQIATLTSLCEFVYIDRTVSLGQHYLAPPKKSIAITRSASVPIYQSAALSNPNPTTHAQDNKIDTNKEQRSFFNIIREIQDFNQNTPQIPNQNNTNLNLSYLSQEAELDTESTPSGLSLSKQIKTDLSNFVLGLKGWRQTWKKKSRHASSATIQGDEVAATTPIDYLHNTVIEEKYPIEQEITTIYPIYERTQLVTQEFFNAMAENQLVDLSKVDEALNDMVDSIERNSDALVWLARLKQTDDYSYNHALNVSITLMALANFMALPKKQIKDLGLAGLLQDIGKVKIPKELLQKTEKITAEEFDVFKKHVDHALALLEVTNNISSTTMITVSQHHERIDGSGYPYQLKAKQISLAGQMAGLIDTYCALTSNKAYAKSVYNQFALEKIHALRDTKFDGHLIDQLVQFLGMYPVSSLVELNSGEVGVVIQQNSVRRLLPKVMILLNPDKTKNEYPPTLNLINLPLIPSGEPYQIVRGLPPDSYGLNINNYFS from the coding sequence ATGCGTAAAGAACAAATACCTGTATCTTCATTAGAGATAGGCATGTTTGTATGTGAGCTTGACAGACCTTGGCTTGGTACCCCTTTTCTACTAGAAGGCGTATTAATCGAAGATGAAACGCAAATTGCTACGCTAACCAGTTTATGTGAGTTTGTCTATATAGACCGTACAGTGTCACTGGGGCAGCATTATCTAGCACCTCCAAAGAAATCTATCGCGATTACCCGTAGTGCTTCAGTGCCCATTTATCAGTCAGCAGCACTAAGCAACCCTAACCCAACTACTCACGCGCAAGACAACAAGATTGATACCAATAAAGAGCAACGCTCTTTCTTTAATATCATTAGAGAAATTCAGGATTTCAATCAAAACACACCGCAAATACCTAACCAAAACAATACTAATCTAAACTTAAGCTATCTAAGCCAAGAGGCAGAGCTTGATACAGAAAGCACGCCAAGCGGCTTGTCTTTATCCAAACAAATCAAAACTGATTTATCGAATTTTGTATTGGGGTTAAAAGGCTGGCGTCAAACATGGAAAAAGAAAAGTCGCCACGCTAGTTCAGCCACCATCCAAGGTGATGAGGTAGCAGCAACCACCCCAATAGATTACTTACACAATACAGTGATTGAAGAGAAGTACCCTATCGAGCAAGAAATCACCACAATCTATCCCATTTATGAGAGAACACAGTTAGTCACGCAAGAGTTCTTTAATGCAATGGCAGAAAACCAGCTGGTAGACCTGAGCAAAGTGGATGAAGCGCTTAATGACATGGTAGATAGTATTGAGCGTAACTCAGACGCGCTGGTATGGCTGGCACGTTTAAAACAAACCGATGATTACTCTTATAACCATGCGCTCAATGTTTCGATTACATTAATGGCACTTGCCAACTTCATGGCGCTGCCAAAGAAACAAATCAAAGACCTAGGCCTTGCTGGTTTATTGCAAGATATAGGGAAAGTTAAAATACCTAAAGAACTGTTGCAAAAGACAGAAAAAATCACCGCAGAAGAGTTTGACGTATTTAAAAAGCATGTAGACCATGCCTTAGCGCTGCTAGAAGTAACGAATAATATCTCCAGCACTACGATGATTACGGTATCACAGCACCATGAACGCATTGATGGCAGCGGTTACCCATATCAGCTCAAAGCAAAGCAAATCAGCCTAGCAGGACAAATGGCGGGGCTGATTGACACATACTGTGCGCTAACAAGTAACAAAGCTTATGCTAAAAGTGTCTATAATCAGTTTGCGCTGGAGAAAATACATGCACTACGAGATACTAAATTTGACGGCCATCTGATTGATCAATTGGTACAGTTTTTAGGGATGTACCCCGTCAGCTCTTTGGTTGAACTAAACTCTGGGGAAGTCGGAGTCGTCATTCAGCAGAATAGTGTGCGCCGTCTGCTACCCAAAGTGATGATTCTACTTAACCCAGATAAAACAAAGAACGAATACCCACCTACACTCAATTTAATTAATTTGCCATTAATCCCAAGCGGTGAACCTTACCAAATTGTAAGAGGATTACCGCCTGACAGCTACGGGCTCAATATTAACAACTACTTTAGTTAG
- a CDS encoding cytochrome c, which translates to MQLLRYMVLLLISSSASAEPFQNADAQAGKILVNQHCISCHASSFGGDGSGIYTRELRKVKNANALAAQVRNCNTMLGLKWFEDEELNVAKYLNQQYYKYTE; encoded by the coding sequence ATGCAGTTATTGCGATATATGGTATTGCTGCTCATCAGTAGCAGTGCTTCAGCGGAACCTTTTCAAAATGCGGATGCACAGGCTGGAAAAATACTGGTAAATCAGCACTGTATCAGCTGCCATGCATCTAGTTTTGGTGGTGATGGCTCGGGTATATACACACGTGAGTTGCGTAAAGTAAAAAACGCCAACGCTTTAGCTGCACAAGTTCGTAATTGCAACACCATGTTGGGCTTAAAGTGGTTTGAAGATGAAGAGCTTAACGTTGCAAAATATCTTAATCAACAATACTATAAATATACAGAATAG
- the rsgA gene encoding ribosome small subunit-dependent GTPase A — protein sequence MKSLTLQNILINNTINIQNSEHVSISNNAQDETSLQGTVVAAYGKRFQVELTETKQRISCVTRGKKTDIACGDLVAVKLTDKHEGVIESTLPRKTLLFRSNAFKSKMLAANVTQIIIVLATQPSFYEALLNRCLIAAEAAGIKALIVLNKCDLADNHDALQKLALYTKLGYQVLPLSAKLDISSLRPFLQNEVSILVGQSGMGKSTMINALLPGEAVRTQEVSQVLDSGKHTTTAAHLYHLDDSSRLIDSPGLQEFGLHHLSTDELEHAFVEFRPFLGKCRFNNCKHLQEPDCAITEALAQDKISAERLAIYKMLRTEISHSAH from the coding sequence ATGAAGAGCTTAACGTTGCAAAATATCTTAATCAACAATACTATAAATATACAGAATAGCGAGCACGTGAGTATCTCAAATAATGCGCAAGATGAAACAAGCTTGCAAGGCACCGTTGTCGCCGCTTATGGCAAACGTTTTCAAGTAGAGCTCACCGAGACCAAGCAACGCATCAGCTGTGTGACGCGTGGCAAGAAAACCGATATTGCTTGTGGTGATTTAGTAGCAGTCAAGCTTACTGATAAGCATGAGGGCGTGATTGAATCTACCCTACCCCGTAAAACGCTGCTGTTTCGAAGCAATGCATTTAAAAGCAAAATGCTCGCGGCAAACGTCACCCAAATTATTATTGTGTTAGCGACGCAACCTAGCTTCTATGAAGCGCTACTTAATCGCTGTTTAATTGCTGCTGAAGCCGCAGGCATTAAAGCGCTGATTGTACTCAATAAGTGTGATTTAGCAGATAACCATGATGCACTGCAGAAACTAGCGCTTTATACCAAACTGGGTTATCAAGTATTGCCGCTATCTGCAAAACTAGATATTTCTAGCCTTAGACCTTTTTTGCAAAACGAGGTAAGCATTTTAGTGGGGCAATCTGGCATGGGAAAATCAACCATGATTAACGCACTGTTACCAGGCGAAGCGGTACGCACTCAAGAGGTAAGCCAAGTACTGGACAGCGGCAAGCACACAACCACAGCGGCTCACTTATACCATCTCGATGACAGTAGCCGACTCATTGATTCACCAGGCCTGCAAGAGTTCGGTCTACACCACTTAAGCACAGATGAGCTTGAGCATGCATTTGTCGAGTTCAGACCGTTTCTTGGGAAATGTAGATTTAATAACTGTAAGCACTTGCAAGAGCCTGACTGCGCAATTACAGAAGCACTAGCACAAGATAAAATTTCAGCAGAAAGACTGGCGATTTATAAAATGTTACGTACTGAGATTTCTCACTCAGCACATTAA
- the orn gene encoding oligoribonuclease: MAAADNTTNQNNLIWLDMEMSGLLPDSDRILELAAVVTDADLNVIAESPVFVVHQTDAVLDGMDAWNKGAHGRSGLIDKVKASTLSEAEASAQMIEFLKAHVPASKSPMCGNSICQDRRFMARYMPELESFFHYRNLDVSVFKELARRWKPEIYSGFKKASRHEALADIYESIDELKYYREHFIVK, from the coding sequence ATGGCAGCTGCAGACAATACGACGAATCAGAATAATTTAATTTGGCTTGATATGGAAATGAGCGGTTTGCTCCCAGATTCTGACCGTATTTTGGAATTGGCAGCGGTGGTGACCGATGCAGATTTAAATGTGATTGCTGAATCACCAGTGTTCGTTGTGCATCAGACTGATGCCGTATTGGATGGTATGGATGCGTGGAACAAGGGCGCACATGGTCGTTCTGGCTTGATAGATAAAGTAAAAGCTTCTACATTATCTGAAGCTGAAGCTTCAGCGCAAATGATTGAGTTTCTGAAAGCGCATGTTCCTGCTAGTAAGTCACCAATGTGTGGCAACTCTATCTGTCAGGATAGACGTTTTATGGCGAGATACATGCCTGAGTTAGAAAGTTTCTTCCATTATCGCAATTTAGATGTGAGTGTGTTTAAAGAACTTGCACGCAGATGGAAACCAGAGATTTATTCAGGTTTCAAAAAGGCTAGTCGCCATGAAGCATTGGCGGACATTTATGAGTCAATCGATGAGCTTAAGTATTACCGCGAACATTTTATTGTGAAGTAA